ATAAAGGCACAGTATCATCACTGATTAGAGTTCGGGTTAGGAATAGCAATTAAAGGAAAATTTGGGATTAATGAGAAACAACTATATGATAATTTTACTTTAACAATATTCCAAATGATCATTAAATATCCCctttcacattttctaaaatcaattctttgcataaaacattacaaaatacCTGAAGGGATTAACCAAGGAAAAGGGTATTATCACCTGTGGACACAGGACAGTGTGGTGATGGTCAGAGACAAGAGGGAGcggggactgggaggaggggggcaaagggggcaaAACAGGGACAGCTGCAACAGGGTCAGtaataacactgaagaaaaatgtgtattacGAAATACCATGAAAGTTTGAACCACCTTGCTTCATGCTGTAACATCAGTTAACTGAAAAACCTGAACATAGTGATGTTTCCTGAACTTGGGATTCTTTTAAATACCCCAaatctccccttctctctagaTTCACAATACAATTTTATGTTTACATTCCATGAGactatatttttatgaaagttaTATGTTTATCATCACATGGGAGTCCACAGTACTTCCCCATAAGTCCTATCGCCGAGGGTGCCAGCAATAAGAAGTCTTTCCCTACCACGCCCAAAACAACGGGGAAGTGGATGGAGACCATGTCTCATCCATCCTGCTCCATCACACAGTAGACACGCAGCAAATGTTTGAAAAGAACACCTGCTGAACGTCTGATTCACGTGTTTCGTAGGCTGAGATTGACGTGAGGATCAGATTTAGAAGATAAAACCCTTTAAGGTTGCTCTATTTCTGTTTTAAGCTTCCTATTCTGagagaagaaatcaaacagttttttaaaaagaacgggaaaaggaaagaatgacGAAAAGTACCAAGGCACAGAAGAACACAGATACCAGCAAAATAGTACCTAGCCTATTTTACAGTACACAATTGTTTCACGGAACACaaaaaccaaaaggaggatatCATGCTGTTAAGTACACTAAAGATAGCCTacagaacagaggaagaaaacagtgaTGTCATCACCAGAGCCCAAGTCCAAGGACACCTGGTGGGAAACACAGCTTGGCAGAAGCTGGCACTGCAAAGGAGATATCGCccgaggcagagagagaggaaaacaccctagccttttccttcctcctacgTTCCAAACCTGGGCCAAGGCCTCCGACTGGCTGAACCCAGGCAGAAGATAGATGTTGTGACAACCTGCAAAATGCCATCTACTATAGGCACTCACCTACTGGTATCACTTTCCCTTGAGAtacaaaacagaacagagaaagggTGAGGAATAAAGTGAGGGCAACCGGGCACAGGACCAGCACAAACAGCAGTACTCACGTGTTTCTATCTTGATTTATCTCTTACTTACATCTCATTGAGTATTGTTGTTTGTATTCTTAATGTGAGCGGTCTCAAATCTGCTATGGAGAAGCAGATACTCTAAGGACAACCATGTGTATACACGAAAAGGGAATAAAATTCTAGTGAAATGCAAAACAACTagtgaaaagaaaacacaaatgtttaATGTACTATGAGTCAAAaacttttccttattatttttcaaattaaaattgcTATTTTACCACCACTAACCTCTGCTTAACGgtacaagaaagaaaacttgaaagtCACCTTCTGATTATCAAAGTGAATTCCCACTGTAAAGCTTTATGCTTCCTTAAAAATGggtttatctcatttttaatagCACTGTTAGTTAAAAGTGGCTTCAAAAACCTCATAAACTCTATaattaaatgtactttttaatagGGCTACCTTCTCCCATCGAGTGCTGAATAAATTatgttattcaacaaatattttattacctcCCTACTTAAGACTGCAAGGTACACTGCTTAGACCTCATAAGTGGATCAATATGTGTTCCCATCAAactttaaatacaaattaaatgcCTAGGACAGATGTGCTTCCTGGAGCTAGCACGGCAGCAACCGAGGGAGCAGTGCAAGTCTGCACGGGAAGTACTGAGgctacccctcctcccccagcctcttccTCTCACTCGGACCCCAGAACACGTGGGAGGGAGAGCGACCCGCGTCCTCTAGGGAGTCTGACCAGCTCAGGAGGGAAACCCTGAACACACTGAGGTTTGAGATACCACAAAGAGAGACTCCGATGTTGTGATGTAAAGAACTGGCCTTTATCACGGATTCCTGGGAGGTAACCTCAGGgtccttggaatttcctgagtgataagaGTGTCTTTGTTATTTATGGTGGGCCCCTGGAACCACAcctgatagttcattttttttttattacattctatTCATTATGCTTATTATCATTGTCCTGATGTTCCCCCCTCGGtcccctccagccagcccccCTTATCCCCtgaggcaatccccccaccattgttcatgcccacgggtcatgcgtgtaagttctttggctgctccatttcctatactgtactctgCATCCCCTCGGCTACACACACCTGATAGTTTATATTAATAAGATGGCTCAGAGTGGGCCCCTAGATAGTTTGCCCTAATGAGGTGGTGCAGGATGAGGACTATTGATGCCAGAAAGACCAACCATATGATTAGAGGGTTACAGCTTTTTGGTATTGGGGAGAAGAGCTGGAAATTGAGTTCAACTACATGTCTAATAATTCAATCAATCATAAAGGAAACATAATAAAAACTCTGGGCATGAAAGTTCACATGAGCTTTGCTGGTTTCCAATATTCTTAATATTGTTAGCAGGCTTATATGTCCTGCTTCTacggggaggagagagcagggatTTCACATGTGGAACATTCTCAGACCTCACCCTATGCATCCTTCCCTTTCGCTGGTTCTGGTTTTCTCTTTGCTATGATAAAGCTGCACGTACAGTGCTTCCAGTGAGTTCTGGGAGCCGATCTAGAGAATTATCAAATGTGAAAGGGGGGTGGGATCCCTCCAACTTTTAGCCAGCTGGTCAAAAGTGAGGGTGACCTGAGGACACCCAACCCTGTGACTGGTGTCTCAAGTGAAGGCAGTATATTGTGAGGGATTATGCCCTGAGCCTGTGAAATGCGGCCTTACTCCCGGTGGCTGATATCAGAAGTCACTGCAAATGTTAAGAATactcccgccctggctggcgtagctcagtggattgagcgcgggctgcgaaccaaagtgtcgcaggttcgattcccagtcaaggcacatgcctgggttgcaggccatgacccccagcaactacacattgatgtttctctctctctctctatctccctcccttccctctctaaaaataaataaataaataaataaaataaaataaaataaaagaatactcCCAAGAAAATGTCCCAGCCAGGTCACCCTATAGTGCACGCCACCCAACAACTCTGCATTTCCTCCTGAGCTTTCAGCGTCTTGCTCTTTAAAAAAGCCTTGAGAAGCTAAGGTTCACCAGACATATTTGGAAGAAACACAAGAATGTGAGAAAAGTTATCATTGATAAccttaaagaaataacaaaaaaatagctcttagaaattaaaaatatgagagacaaaataaaaaactccaTAGAGAGTTGAAAACAGAGCTGAAGAAGTATCTCAAAATTAAGGCAAAAAGACAAAGACACTGGAAGCTAGGAGAGTACATAAAGAATAATTACAGGACCAGTTCAGAAGGCCCAAATGCTGAGTAATAGAATTCCAAAAAGAATGAacaatgggaaggaagaaatcaaataaataatttagaaaaaataaccCAGAATTGAAGGACATAACTTTCAAGATTTAAAGTACCCACTGAGATCCCAGCACATGTATGAAAGTAATCCACAGCTGGGCACAGCATGGAGAAATTTCAGAACAGTGTGGGACAAAGGTCTCACAAGCTTCCAAAAAATACGTCATATGTAAAGGGTAAAGAATCACAATACCATTAGATTCTCAAAAAGAACACAGGAAGCTAAAAAGGGGTGTGGGGGCGGGAGAGAACAAAGCTTTTAAAATCCAAAGGAAAACTATTTCCAGACCAGGAATCTATACTCAAACTTCCAATTAAGCACGAGAGTATGGGGGAAGGGACACTTTTCAGATACGCAAGGGCTCAATACTTTGACTGCCCTTGCACCTTTCTGAGAAACCTACCAGAGAATCCGGTAACCAAGAGTGAAAACAGGGTGTAACCAACACAGAAAAACCCACAGGATTCTAGGAAAGGCACGATCTAACaccagagaggaaaagggaatggGAAGGATGATGGTGGAATGAGATCCTAGAACAATTCATAACCACAAACCCAAAGAGGAAACAGTCCAGATCAGAGCAGATCAAAAGACTTAAGAAAGACTTCTTCAAAATGAGAAAGGGATAAAATGCCTAGTGTGTTTCCTGAATACACTGCAGGAAACTGAAATAACTGTGGGGGTGTTGGAGCAGAAAActagataaagaaacaaaaatcaatgcTTATTAATTCtagaagggaaaataaatgaggtagcagaaaaaaggaaaagtgataTAATGTACTACACGGCTCGGTAATGCATACCAGTCACACAGCCATATTAATGCAAACACTGAACAGTTTTCTAACCAAAATTTTGATGTGAAAATAACAGAGCAAGAAGGACATGTGCGTATGAAAGCTGCCTAGCGTAGGTGGGATGCAATTCTGGGTAAGAAAGCTGAACCTTATCTTGCATGGTGGGAAGTTAACAAGTTAacacctgtaattgaaaaatcaaaaaggaGCTCAAAGAGCACGTTATTTAGAGGTTACAGGTAATCACCAAAAAAATCATATTAacctggctggcaaagctcagtggattgagcgcaggctgcgaaccaaaatgtcgcacgTTATTTAGAGGTTACAGGTAATCACCAAAAAAATCATATTAacctggctggcaaagctcagtggattgagcgcaggctgcgaaccaaaatgtcgcaggttcgattcccagtcagggtacatgcctgggttgcaggccatgacccccagcaaccgcacattgatgtttctctctctttctccctcccttccctctctaaaaaataaataaaatcttttttaaaaaatcatattaaataatttaaagtggCAGGTCTGAAAAATGGGAAGTTTTAGAAGCGCTAGGGGCTGGAAGaactttttattataagaatCATAATACATTTTGATTctttaaatacatacacatataactttaaaaaaaacattgagtcCTGATTGGCACAGATCAGTGGGTGGGCGTCGTCTCACAAACGAAAAGGTCGCTGGTTGAttcctggtgggggcacatgtctgggttgctggccaggtccccagctgggggcatatgggaggaaaccaatccatgtttctagcacaatgacgtttctctccctcttttccccctcccttcccccgctctaaaaataaatgaaatcttttaaaaaataaataaaaataaaaaaacatagagAACACAAAGTGTtcaaactcctttctttttttaagtcttaaaagCAAGAGACAACTGGCATGCACAAAGGATGTACAACACAGATGGCAACTGGGATGTGAGAGGGAGAATGGTAATAAGCAACACGAGTTATAGGCAAATGGTGTCTTGTAGGAATCAAAAGATGTTATACAACTGATGGTCTGTATGAGGGTAACTGGGAAAATGTAAATATGAACTAAGTATGATGATTATATTGTAATTAGGTAGAAAAAGATCATTTTTAAGATATAAGTATGGAGCCCCAGCTATGTGGCTTGCTGGGCaccatcccacaaaccaaaaggtccctggttcgattcccagtcagcgcacatgcctgggctgcaggtttggtcttTGATTAAGGTATGTACGGAAGGCAACCAagcaatgtttccctctctttctccccctacttcccctctctttaaaataaaaattaaaataaaaattaaaaaaagatacatatgGAAATATCTAGCGATGAAATGTCATCactatttctataatttaaatattattcaaaaattagataaaacaaatattgcaaaatgttaataattgttCAAAGTGATAGATGTATagatgtttattatattatttctatttttcagtaCACTTGAACTTTTCATGacaaaaagtcaagaaaaaatgACTTTGTAAAGACCTCAGCATGAAGTGAAGAGTTAGATTTccatgactttttttcttttcccatggcCATCTTTAAAGGCGGAGAGGTTAAAGAGGGGAAAACTGGAAATATTCTACAGTTATCTTACCGTATCCTGCCATCGAAGCTCCATTCTCGACATCCattgtgttcttattttcctCTGCTAGAGCTTTAACATACCTTTTGCTTAAATCTAGTATTTGTTCACGTAACTTGACACTGCTCTGATGTCTTGGTTGTTGAAAAGTATAGTGGAGTAACATCAGTCCCCAAATAAGTCCAAATATAAGCAACAGTAAACTCAACTTCTGAGACATATTTTTTCTCGAGATTGTAAAAATCATGTCTCATGAAGCAAGCAGACTCAGCCAGAAAATGGTAACCACCAGAGGCAAGCCACCGGTCAGCCAAGActtctgaagcaaaaaaaaaaaaaaatttcctcctCTACTAATACGGCATATTCTTCATCTTCAGCAAGGCGGCCTCCAACTCTCAATTAACtctaaaatagaaaacaaaaaaggccaTTAGTCAAAACCTATCTCAGTAACAGAATAGACAATGTTAGATTTAAGAAGAGATTCTGTAGATGGTTTTGATTTGAAACTATATCAACTTCTTTGCCAATGTTCTCCACCACTTGGCAAACTTGCACGTATTTTATCAGTTTCATTTACACAgctcttcaaatttttaaatggaaataaatgttaatttttggaaaatacctTTAACAAATGCCACCACATTCACAAATTTCTTTGAATGACTTCTTGCCATTTGTAACTAAAATTATGAATATAAGATTTATAGAAGATCTCAGTCTATTCAGTCACCAATCTAAATGTCTAAAAGCTATTCTTCCTCCTCtacctcctttaaaaaaaaagtagatgtcAAAATGAAagttagaaatgaggaaaagtgaaaaatcaaaatgcctaactaaaaaaataatacatgtaaataagTGTGCCAATAATTGAAAATGTCACTAGAAAATATTACTAGTGGCAATGAGATAATCTTAAACAGCCAAACTATTTTGAAATACGTTATAATTTCTAAGTTTATACATCTAAGTTTATGTCAGACATAATGAAGAGTGTTCAAATAGATTTGTGTTAAAACAGGTTAcaaaattgttttatgttttcaaatttacaattctaaattttaaatgatgcAAGTATGTACTTTTATGATTTAAGTAAACAATGAAAAGGTtacacttcaattttttaaaaggagaaaggtGAGGACAAACATGACATGGAGAAAGACATGGAGAGTAATAACATGTATGAATCTCCAAAGTATCCAGTGAGGAAAACTATtcaaggggtggggaaaggatgaagagggtaaaggcgTTCAAATACATGTTGACAGAAGGAAACCAGACTTTGGGCGGTAAGTAtgtaatgcaatatacagatgatgtattacagaattgtacacttccAACTTACGTaagttattaaccaatgttaccccaataacttaattttaaaaaacaagacttccagtcaagacggaggcataggtaaacatggctcacctcctctcacagccacagcaaaaattacaactaaactacaaaacaactatcacccagaatcgtCAGAAAAccaagctgtgtggaagtctgacaacgaagaaattaaggaagtcacattcatcctgacaggcaggaggggcagagacacggaACGAACAGTCCCACACCCACACGCGGtaggtaaaaatcaggaggaatacctCGGGAGCtagggatcccagccccataccagaccccagaacccagggttccagtgccaagaaagtaaatccccataacttctctctgtaaaaactggtggggaggtggggggcagaagAACCTGCAGGATTCTCAGTCTCCTCTTCAAGGGCCTGCAATGGACTTAGgccttatgcagactcactctctctggactccagcaccaggacagcagctggaagggcaccagtggcatatggggagaaactgaagtgtctggcctCGGGGTGAAAGCTGGggaacagcttcctcccagacaaaactacAGAGGCCAGGCAGCGGCACTGTCCCCTTGCTGAGCCCTCCACACAGACCCACAGAGCAGTGATACCATATCCAAGACTCGTCAACCTGGTTCACACGGGTTATGCCCCTCGagatgattacctaaggctccgccccatcCAACTTCAagtgcacttttctacaacaggccataCTATTATTAGGACagaaagtcaaagcagctctacctaaggGAAGGAAAAGGCCACTACGCCTCTTTTATAGcaataaaaagacaagagaaaatttCTGATATGTCCTAATGtcctaaattaaattacagtAGGCCAAGGGGAGGAAGTGAGAAGGGAGGTTAATCAGTtaacagtggggggtgggggggtgctgcaAAACAACAAAAGAGTGCTCACATTCCTGGATCTACGTGTAAACTCTGAATCAACTTCCAGGCTATTTCAGTTCCCATCTCAAAGGAATACAGGACCATGAGCGGCTACCACATCCTGCTTCCTCGTGAACATTCCCTGACTCAGACTTTGCCCACAGCCAATCCAGAAGCATCAAATACTGCATCCTTGAAGACCATCCCTGAACTTTCTCTGGTtcacttccccctccccaaatctATAGCCAATGGATACTCTTCCCAAATAACTTACATCTTTTTTCTCCAAACCCATTGCATGAAACAGCCCCATCAACGCGGGGACACTGGACATATCTGTCTTCTCCATCTAGCCCTGCCTCTGGTGGTTCAGACTGCACATCCCAGGACCCCGTCCTTTTTCTGGCTAGCCTACGCCCCAATAAACCCTTTCTTTCAAGATGACTTGGTCACAGAGGTTGTTGTtcaatgagagaaacattgatctgctgcCTCCTGCATCCTGCACgtcccccactgaggacctggcccccaacccaggcatgtgccctgaccaggaaccaaactggtgacctttcagttcatagacCGGGGCTCAATCCggtgagccataccagccagggaaggagTAAAACGTTTAGTGTGGGAAGGGTCTGTCCTGAGGAACAGCAAAGAGGTGAGAAACTGGGAGTAGTTAATCCCACTCCACACTAGGAAACTACAAAAGGACACCAAAGAATAAAGAGGGCGAGGCGCTACCAAGAAGAAAGTATACCCTGGAGCCTTCTCCAAATTAAAAAGATTGCGAGGAGCCAGCTGACGCCTCACAAACAAATGAGTAGGACTAAGGCCCGTGAGGATTACAATCAAGGGTTCATTTAAACGAGCAATTCCAAGCAAGCTCGGCAGAGATGACCAAGATTCCTGCAAAGATACCATTCAGCCTTTGGTCTCATCTGAGGGAATGCTTCACTTTAAAATCACCTAgaaaagttttttgaaaaatCCCAATGCCGGGTCACACACCGTATCAATTAAGTTAGAATGTCTGGAGGTGGGAGTCAGGCATCAGTACTTTTTAA
This sequence is a window from Phyllostomus discolor isolate MPI-MPIP mPhyDis1 chromosome 10, mPhyDis1.pri.v3, whole genome shotgun sequence. Protein-coding genes within it:
- the CCDC126 gene encoding coiled-coil domain-containing protein 126, producing the protein MIFTISRKNMSQKLSLLLLIFGLIWGLMLLHYTFQQPRHQSSVKLREQILDLSKRYVKALAEENKNTMDVENGASMAGYADLKRTIAVLLDDILQRLVKLENKVDYIVVNASAANTTNGTSGNLVPVTTNKRINASGSIR